A single region of the Triticum dicoccoides isolate Atlit2015 ecotype Zavitan chromosome 2B, WEW_v2.0, whole genome shotgun sequence genome encodes:
- the LOC119360500 gene encoding uncharacterized protein LOC119360500: protein MCEEETTSEPSSPPMESTAKEHDAGGATTVISDSESPLIQQSHTDTESAPPPAPQVQHLLPAPAPQVQQQQQQQPERFMDIWADTEAIGYQRMKQLLRDEKCKWYIAVDTEFCMKDDVVDPRGAPQSPDGHYEQTRRIVDEGDLVQVGFALANSESGLDPDSFSVFQFNMLFQYTARSSTSNNIRFLRDTAKVNLDDHARRGINISNFINGIRNLGVLENRNITWITFQGYSDFGYLIRGLQDSSVLTQSRAEFIRLAKRYFRSSYDLKLLLSLGVRCEKPSRSVPGSGSLKGLAASLGVKRSGQEHGSGSDAHLTLGCFRNLMLSDRAAASELRCYKNTIYGVENPLPGTSGANADADQVHLWASNFDREIRIITGSLDVQGMLTVEVQFINSTGNQVISYAQARTEASRCKADLAIGFSDNYGRLAYGRIWTFHLEAQQGAQDEEGRRGVTATMLAGLLTNMRSLQNPNVIWLSSSRMCFLYLISLVTRCLPLEEHSFLALWWCFFPNHRLIEHGSPEQDPGRRAIITLRQMPATLQFT from the exons ATGTGCGAGGAGGAGACGACCTCCGAGCCGTCGTCCCCGCCGATGGAGAGCACGGCCAAGGAGCACGACGCGGGCGGCGCTACGACCGTGATCTCCGACTCCGAATCTCCTCTAATTCAAC AGAGCCATACAGATACAGAgtccgcacctcctccagctccacaAGTGCAGCACCTGCTCCCAGCTCCAGCTCCGcaagtgcagcagcagcagcagcagcagccggaaCGTTTCATGGATATTTGGGCAGACACCGAAGCTATAGGGTATCAACGGATGAAGCAATTGCTGAGAGACGAAAAGTGCAAATGGTACATCGCGGTCGATACAGAATTTTGCATGAAAGACGATGTAGTCGATCCTCGGGGAGCGCCCCAGTCTCCCGACGGTCACTATGAGCAGACCCGAAGAATCGTCGACGAAGGCGATCTGGTTCAAGTGGGGTTTGCGCTCGCCAACTCCGAGTCCGGGCTCGATCCAGACTCGTTCTCGGTGTTTCAGTTCAACATGCTCTTTCAGTACACGGCAAGGAGCTCTACCAGCAACAACATAAGATTTCTAAGAGATACGGCGAAGGTAAACCTTGACGATCATGCGAGGAGGGGTATCAACATCAGCAATTTCATCAACGGCATCAGAAACCTGGGCGTATTGGAAAACAGGAACATCACATGGATAACTTTCCAAGGATATTCAGATTTTGGGTACCTAATCAGGGGACTCCAAGATAGCTCCGTTCTGACACAATCCCGAGCAGAGTTCATCCGATTGGCTAAGAGGTATTTCCGAAGCAGCTACGATCTAAAACTTCTTCTCAGTCTTGGAGTTCGCTGTGAGAAGCCCAGCCGAAGCGTGCCTGGGAGTGGCAGTCTGAAGGGTCTCGCTGCGAGTTTGGGGGTGAAGAGAAGCGGTCAGGAGCACGGTTCAGGATCGGACGCCCACCTCACTCTTGGGTGTTTCCGTAACTTGATGCTGAGCGATCGAGCAGCTGCATCCGAGCTACGATGTTACAAAAACACCATCTACGGGgtggaaaatcccttgcctggtacAAGTGGTGCCAATGCAGATGCAGACCAGGTACACCTTTGGGCGTCCAATTTCGACAGGGAGATTAGGATCATCACCGGCTCCCTAGACGTGCAGGGCATGTTGACCGTTGAGGTTCAGTTCATTAATTCAACCGGCAATCAGGTCATCTCATATGCCCAAGCTCGCACGGAGGCATCCCGGTGCAAGGCAGACCTAGCAATTGGTTTCTCTGACAACTACGGTCGCTTGGCCTATGGACGAATTTGGACCTTCCATCTGGAAGCACAGCAAGGTGCACAAGATGAGGAAGGGAGACGTGGAGTTACAGCGACAATGCTAGCAGGGCTGCTTACCAACATGAGATCTCTCCAGAATCCCAACGTGATTTGGTTGTCGTCGAGCAGAATGTGCTTTCTATACTTGATTAGTCTTGTGACGAGGTGCCTTCCCCTGGAGGAGCATAGCTTCTTGGCACTTTGGTGGTGCTTCTTCCCCAACCACCGCCTGATCGAGCACGGGTCCCCGGAGCAAGACCCAGGGCGGAGGGCCATCATCACCCTGCGGCAGATGCCTGCAACCTTACAGTTCACATGA